A segment of the Prosthecobacter sp. SYSU 5D2 genome:
GCGGACCCATGAGGCAGTCGTTCTCGATTTCTGTGGTGCCCACATAACGGCCATCAGGACTGACTTTGCCCAGGTGGATGTAGCCAAAGCTGGCCACGGTGGTGGGCCAGCCGCTGGCGATGCTGCCACGCAAAATTTTACCTTTGCCATCGGAACCGACGACCAGGAGCACACTGCCATCTGCGGAGGCATCCAGCACTTCACGCACTCCAGGGATGTCGGTACGCACGCGGGTGCTGAGATTCCAATACACGCCCTGGCTGGGGGTGGATCCTAAAGGGCCGTCCACATCCACTGTCCCAAAGGCGTGGGTACTGTCGGCCGTGATGGCACAGGGAATGCCTGACAGGGCTGGATTCTGGGCACTGTATAAAGAGGTGACCGTGCCTGCGCTGCGGTCATAGAACCAGGGAATGATGTTGACGGTGTTCCCTGAGGTCCATTTTTCATAGCCCACCACATCCCCTTCATTGTTGACGTCTTTGCCATGCCCATAGGGATGGCTGCTGTCCACCCGGGGTAGGTCCGTCACCACCGGCGTGGCGGTGGTCATGAGAAACGCGCGCGTTGTACTGCCAAAACGCACCCCTGTGGCGTATCGTCCATCTGGCGAGATGGCCATGATGTTTTGCGACTGGAAGTAGCCCTGGCCACCGAGAACATCCCTGCCCACCCGGGTAACTTTATATTGAGTACCAACGGTCTGCGCAAAGGCGGAGATGGCCACTATGGACAGGAGCACGAAGAGGCAGAATGTGCGCGCGCCTGCACGACCACCTAATGCTGCGGCCTTAAGCGCAGCCGAAGATGCGTCGCCCAAGTATCGCTCGTAACCACGGAGAATGCCCATTTTATGAAGAATCGCCGCATTCTAACCACACTCAATATAATTTCAATAATTTTCGGCTTTATTATTAACCGAAGTTTATTTTTGAACGAGGCAGCCCTTGAATGTGAAGTGAGCAATTTTGCGAACAATGTTGCCAAGAAAAAACCGGGGTGAGCTTGGGCTTGGGCAAACGTGACCTTCTCCTCTGAAGCGGCCCCTCACAGCCCCCCCTAACTCGATTTAAGAGACTTTACGTGTCCTCAGACGGGCAGGGACGCCGACATCGCCCTATAACCCCAGTCTTGCACTCTTCGTGCCGCCTCGTGGACGAATTGCCCCCTCTGGTGCGCGCGCGTCCCGAGTGCCGTTTCCTGCGCCCGTCCCGCGACTGCGGCGATCTCGCGGGAAACCGTTGTTCAATTTCTTTTCCCATTCCATCTTCCCAAAGAGAAAGTTAGGCTCTTCTACTTGGCTGCCGTTACACGTCTTCAGTCACCCCCTCCTCCCCAAGACCCAGCGCCTGCTCAACAATCGAACGCTCAGCCGAGGCCAGATCCAACAAGACAGCCCGGTCCTTGCCGCCTGCTTTGACAAACTCGACAGCCGTTTTCAGCAACCGGAAGGACAGTCGAAAATCCGGCACACTTTCCGCCGCCTGCTCCCAGGCAGATACCCAGCTCTCCAAATTGTCAGCCGATGGAAAAGGTTCTCCTGCCCGGAATACCCCACCAATGTGCTGGACCACAGCTTCCCCAAGCACCGGCAGAGCCTGATACTTGGTATACAATTGAAGAGTCTGGTTCACTTTTTCACGTCGGCTGTCTGCGTTCAGACTGGCAGAAAAAATCACCCCAATCATATCCTTTGCATTTCCCTGATAGACGGGTTGAGCCCTAGATCCACATTCCAAACTTGCCTCAAGCGCTCTGAAGCCTTCATTCCATCTCCCTTCACTTAAGTGAAGCTCTGAAAGGGCGAGATGAGCATCAGATAACTTTTCGGAAGGAACGCCCTCAAGACGGAGCAAAGTTTCAAAATCGGACTGGGATTGCAATTTTCGACCTTCATGAAACAAAACAACCCCTCGAGAGTATAGCGCAGTTGCAACCAAATTTATAGGCACATTGGCTCGTCCAATTACCGCACTATAATCCTTAATGGCAGCCTGCTTGTTGTCGGCAGCATTGTAGGTTAGAGCACGCACCATGAGAGCCAATTCCACAACATAATTTGGAGCGCCTAAAAAAGTGATCACCGCTGTAAAATCATCTATAGCAAGTTGGATTCCCAGCTTCTTGTTTTCTCTGTAAATTAACCCACGGCTTAAGCGTGCAAGCAGAACCAATTCATCCGGCACCCCAGCCTGGTTAATGATTGCCGAATAATCGTCTACAGCCTTCTTGTTTTCGCCCTTTTTGTTAAAAATACCCCCGCGACTCATGTGCGAAATAGCAACTTGCTCAGCCAGTGCTCCCTGAGAGTTTATAACTGACGTAAAGTCTGCAAGTGCTTGATTCATATCATCCTTTAGCAAATATATCTGACCTCGATTTAAAAGCGCTTGAATGGCTTGTTCAACTGAGGCTCCAGGATGCTTTGCAACTGAGGTATAATCTTTGACAGCTTGCTCATATTTTCCTGCTTGGCCTAGCAGAAGTCCGCGGTTTAGCAGCGCCTGGGCAACTTGCTCAACTGACGCTCCAGGGTGCTTTGTAACTGACGTATAATCTTCGACAGCCTGCTCATTTTCCCCATTTTGGCCAAGCATGACACCGCGATTTAATAGCGCTTGGGCGACCTGCTTCACAGAAGCCCCACGCATACCAATAACTGTGCCAAAGTCCTTGACCGCATCTTCCCACCGTCCTGTTTTGGATAACAGCAAACCCCTTTGTAAAACCATTTCAGCTTGTTTGAGATCATTATCTCCTAATTCGATAGCCTCATTTAAGCAGCTAATAGCCCCAGATTCATCCCCATCTTTCAGCAGTTGCGCAGTCAGCAGCAACCCTTCCGAAACATGTGCCGTGAGATTGGCAAAATCTTCACCTTTTATCGATGCGGGTATTACGAAACCGATTTCTTCCAGCATTAGTTTCGTTCGTAGATTCCCCTCCACAATGTTCCTTTCAATCGCAGACTCCAAATACACGCATGACAAAGAAGCTGGTTCCATCCTGCCAAGGTGATTTTTAAGCTGTTCATCGTCATACCAGACACGCAGAAAATCCACCAGTAGCCGTAGCGGCTGATGTCGTTGATTGTCTTTCACCTCCACGCAAATGCGCATGAGAGGCTCACTGATTTCATACAGCGATTCGCGCCCGCGCTGGTTCGATTCAACGTAACCTTTCTCACGGAGGTTCAATAGCTGGCTGGAAATCGTCGGTGGGGAAGTAAAAAGTCTTCGGGCAATCTCTTTGACGGGAACGGTACCTTCACAAGTACAGAGATACTCGACGATCTTCCGCTGAAGCGGAGGCAGCCAGCGGATGCGCTCCTGATAGTAAGGAGTCAGTTCATCCACCATCTTCATGAAGGGCCCCAGCAGAGCGTCAATGCTGTCGCGGGTGATAAACTGGGAAAGGACAATATAAATACGGTGATTACCCCCAGACAAATGGTGAATCGCGCGGACTCGGGAACGTCCCCGGCTGGTAGCCAGGAACTCGACCACTTCATCCTTCTCCTGAAGACGGGCGATGTTCTGAAGCAGTTCTGTTGCTTGCTCCACGGTCAACGGCTTGAGGTGTTCCGTCTGGAAAAAACCAAAAAAAGGGCTGTTCCGGCCCGAAAGATCCTCCACCAAACGTTGCGCCGTGGCCACAATGGTCAGTTTGGGGTTCTCCTGAATGAAGGACCTGAACTGCTTTTGCCCCGCCTCGCCAAGGCCTTCAAAGATT
Coding sequences within it:
- a CDS encoding tetratricopeptide repeat protein, giving the protein MKTDSPQAMERGNGRTIWVFTPSRTDPKDLEYILVQRQPLLQDAVERVRESALTANKHHQLFVGPRGCGKTHLTTLIVSRLSDDEELTDRLRIAWLNEDETCTTLLELLVKVHGALEKRYPLEFKEDMLGPAFDLKPDAALEFVSRHLLSQLGARTLLLVTENLDAIFEGLGEAGQKQFRSFIQENPKLTIVATAQRLVEDLSGRNSPFFGFFQTEHLKPLTVEQATELLQNIARLQEKDEVVEFLATSRGRSRVRAIHHLSGGNHRIYIVLSQFITRDSIDALLGPFMKMVDELTPYYQERIRWLPPLQRKIVEYLCTCEGTVPVKEIARRLFTSPPTISSQLLNLREKGYVESNQRGRESLYEISEPLMRICVEVKDNQRHQPLRLLVDFLRVWYDDEQLKNHLGRMEPASLSCVYLESAIERNIVEGNLRTKLMLEEIGFVIPASIKGEDFANLTAHVSEGLLLTAQLLKDGDESGAISCLNEAIELGDNDLKQAEMVLQRGLLLSKTGRWEDAVKDFGTVIGMRGASVKQVAQALLNRGVMLGQNGENEQAVEDYTSVTKHPGASVEQVAQALLNRGLLLGQAGKYEQAVKDYTSVAKHPGASVEQAIQALLNRGQIYLLKDDMNQALADFTSVINSQGALAEQVAISHMSRGGIFNKKGENKKAVDDYSAIINQAGVPDELVLLARLSRGLIYRENKKLGIQLAIDDFTAVITFLGAPNYVVELALMVRALTYNAADNKQAAIKDYSAVIGRANVPINLVATALYSRGVVLFHEGRKLQSQSDFETLLRLEGVPSEKLSDAHLALSELHLSEGRWNEGFRALEASLECGSRAQPVYQGNAKDMIGVIFSASLNADSRREKVNQTLQLYTKYQALPVLGEAVVQHIGGVFRAGEPFPSADNLESWVSAWEQAAESVPDFRLSFRLLKTAVEFVKAGGKDRAVLLDLASAERSIVEQALGLGEEGVTEDV